The sequence TTCAGCTTGTCCCAAGCGACCATACGGAGATTGTGAACCATATTGCCACTGCCAATGATCAATACGCCTTTTTGGCGAAGGTGGTGAAGTTCTTTGGCAAGTTCATAATGGTAAGAGAGCGATTGCCCATAATCGATGCTCAGTTGGAGCACAGGGATATTAGCGGCCGGGTACATATGCCGTACGACTGTCCAAGTTCCATGATCCAGCCCCCATTCATGGTCAAGGGCCACTTGAGCAGTGGAAATGTTTTCGGCCGTCGATTTAGCCAAATCAGGCTGACCTGGCGCAGGATAATTGACCTCAAAAAGCTCCCTTGGAAACCCACCAAAATCGTGGATGGTTCTTGGGAAATCCATGGCGGTAATTCGCGTACCACGGCTTAGCCAATGGGCAGAAACCACCAAAACGGCTGACGGCTTTGGAATCTTTTGACCAAGTTGCTTCCAATAATCCGAAAACACATTGTCCTCTATCCCGTTCATAGGTGATCCATGTCCGATAAATACTACTGGCATCAAGGTATCCTTTTCCTGCAAGTCCCCTGCAAATCGTTTAAATTCATTCAAATTCTTCATCTATATCAGCCTTTCTCTTCTTTCATAACAAAAAGAAGCGTTATTACTTTTTATCAACAAAATCACTAAACTTAAAATTCATGTATATACATTAAAAAACGAGGCTTAAGGTTATTATCACATAAACTTGACCCCAAAGGCTTCCTATGTTACCTTTATAATCACTTCTTACTGACAATTATTTTTACTGCTTTTCATGGACCTACAAGCACATTACCACTCACTTTTCACAAAAGCCCGCCAAGAACTGATCATAAAAGGAAATGAGGTGGATAAAAAAATCAACGATCCAAGTGATAGCAGACGGGGCATTACCCTTTTGGCACGCCCTGACGATCGCTGCAAATCCCATATTGTTGACTTTTTGGAAACCTTACACCAAATCGATCCTTATCAGTACTTTTACCCAAGCACCGACCTGCACATCACGGTGATGTCCATTATTTCCTGCTATCCTGAATTTAAGCTGGAACACATCAATATAGACGATTATGCTGCCATCATTAGGGAAAGCCTATCCCAAATCCCTCCCTTTGAGATCCACTTTAAGGGAGTTACGCTCAGTAAAGCGGGAGTACTTCTGCAAGGATACCCCTCCACGGACGCGTTGGAGCGGTTGAGGGATTCCTTACGCCAGCACTTTAAATCCTCCACCCTCCAGCAGAGCTTGGACAAGCGCTATGCCATCCAAACCGCCCACAGCACCATC comes from Echinicola vietnamensis DSM 17526 and encodes:
- the ygiD gene encoding 4,5-DOPA dioxygenase extradiol, producing MKNLNEFKRFAGDLQEKDTLMPVVFIGHGSPMNGIEDNVFSDYWKQLGQKIPKPSAVLVVSAHWLSRGTRITAMDFPRTIHDFGGFPRELFEVNYPAPGQPDLAKSTAENISTAQVALDHEWGLDHGTWTVVRHMYPAANIPVLQLSIDYGQSLSYHYELAKELHHLRQKGVLIIGSGNMVHNLRMVAWDKLNEPEYGYDWAIEMNEQFKELIVKGDHRALMDYHKLGKPAQLAIPTPDHYIPLLYTLGLKSEAEPTAFFNDKVVGGSLTMTSAVFGEYK
- a CDS encoding 2'-5' RNA ligase family protein, with protein sequence MDLQAHYHSLFTKARQELIIKGNEVDKKINDPSDSRRGITLLARPDDRCKSHIVDFLETLHQIDPYQYFYPSTDLHITVMSIISCYPEFKLEHINIDDYAAIIRESLSQIPPFEIHFKGVTLSKAGVLLQGYPSTDALERLRDSLRQHFKSSTLQQSLDKRYAIQTAHSTIMRYPQPLKNISDFIQVLEKNRATHFGTFTINNLELVYNDWYQRQENVKVLQQFPLRTNP